In Streptomyces sp. NBC_00483, a single window of DNA contains:
- a CDS encoding sugar porter family MFS transporter, with translation MPEPATEAHGPAGGGRTPVLVYAVAAVSALGGLLFGYDTGIISGALLHLREDLDLSSREQEIVVSVILLGAMVGALISGRAAVRHGRRKVVATVAVIFAAGAVAAALAPDVSTLIAARFVLGLAVGGASNMVPVYIAELAPAAVRGRLMVLFQLMVAIGQLIAYLCGWALSGSGGWRVMFALAVIPALALALGMLPLPESPRWLIEQGRTDDAERTLRRLRPAGADAAAEAAEIAAVSNNTPAGGGSWRQLRQRWLRPALLIALGIAAFSQLTGINAIVYYAPTILDDAGFGDSVALLTGIGIGAMLVVAGIVGAIAVDKAGRRRTMLWFLPGSALAMVVLAAAFATSSGSTAQRWTVIISLFAYILFNGVGMQAVVWLIGPEILPLGVRGPATSLATLSVWGFDLLIAMTALTAINTVGRSGTFLFYALMNVACIVFVALKVPETKGRSLERIEQALHSPLPFRRALDDDGQGLSEASDSRAGAAV, from the coding sequence ATGCCTGAGCCGGCCACGGAGGCGCACGGCCCCGCAGGCGGCGGACGCACCCCGGTGCTGGTCTACGCCGTCGCCGCCGTCTCGGCGCTTGGCGGTCTGCTCTTCGGGTACGACACCGGCATCATCTCCGGCGCCCTGCTGCACCTGCGGGAGGACCTCGACCTCTCCTCCCGCGAGCAGGAGATCGTCGTCAGCGTCATCCTGCTCGGCGCGATGGTCGGCGCCCTGATCTCGGGGCGCGCGGCGGTACGGCACGGCCGGCGCAAGGTGGTGGCGACGGTCGCGGTGATCTTCGCCGCCGGCGCGGTCGCCGCCGCGCTCGCCCCCGATGTGTCGACGCTGATCGCCGCGCGCTTCGTGCTCGGGCTCGCGGTGGGCGGCGCGTCCAACATGGTGCCCGTCTACATCGCCGAACTGGCGCCCGCGGCCGTACGCGGCCGGCTCATGGTGCTGTTCCAGCTGATGGTCGCCATCGGACAGCTCATCGCGTACCTGTGCGGCTGGGCCCTGTCGGGCAGTGGCGGCTGGCGGGTCATGTTCGCCCTCGCCGTCATCCCCGCACTGGCACTGGCCCTCGGCATGCTGCCGCTGCCGGAGAGCCCGCGCTGGCTCATCGAGCAGGGCAGGACCGACGACGCGGAGCGCACCCTGCGACGACTGCGGCCCGCAGGCGCGGACGCGGCCGCGGAAGCGGCCGAGATCGCCGCGGTGTCGAACAACACCCCTGCGGGCGGCGGTAGTTGGCGACAGCTGCGGCAGCGGTGGCTGCGCCCGGCCCTCCTGATCGCCCTCGGCATCGCGGCCTTCTCCCAGCTCACCGGGATCAACGCCATCGTCTACTACGCCCCGACCATCCTCGACGACGCAGGCTTCGGCGACTCGGTGGCGCTGCTCACCGGCATCGGCATCGGCGCGATGCTCGTCGTGGCGGGCATCGTCGGTGCCATCGCGGTCGACAAGGCCGGACGGCGCCGCACGATGCTGTGGTTCCTGCCGGGCTCGGCGCTCGCCATGGTGGTGCTCGCGGCGGCCTTCGCGACCTCCTCCGGATCGACGGCCCAGCGCTGGACCGTGATCATTTCCCTGTTCGCGTACATCCTGTTCAACGGGGTGGGCATGCAGGCCGTCGTCTGGCTCATCGGCCCGGAGATCCTGCCGCTGGGCGTGCGCGGCCCGGCCACCAGCCTGGCTACGCTGTCCGTATGGGGCTTCGACCTCCTCATCGCCATGACCGCGCTGACGGCCATCAACACCGTCGGCCGCTCCGGCACATTCCTGTTCTACGCGCTGATGAACGTGGCCTGCATCGTCTTCGTCGCGCTGAAGGTCCCGGAGACGAAGGGCCGCAGCCTGGAGCGCATCGAGCAGGCGCTGCACAGCCCGCTGCCCTTCCGCCGGGCGCTGGACGACGACGGTCAGGGGCTGTCCGAGGCCTCCGACAGCCGCGCCGGTGCGGCGGTGTGA
- a CDS encoding SDR family NAD(P)-dependent oxidoreductase, with protein MTTKRLAGRVVVVTGAARGQGAAEAAALTREGAHVIATDVTEGPGIRPLDVTNETQWAQLASDLRESYGPIHGLVNNAGITWRARLDEVRAEDFARVHAVNVTGPLLGIQHLTPLMPAGASIVNVGSSAALTAHYPVAYTSSKWALRGLSKTAALELGPRGIRVNTIHPGFIETEMTASAAPAFREANLRETPLGRTGTVDEITPLVTFLLSDESSFITGAEIPVDGGYTAHGAAKSISDALRPGTPAAHTAAPARLSEASDSP; from the coding sequence GTGACCACGAAGCGCCTGGCGGGCAGGGTCGTGGTCGTCACCGGCGCGGCCCGCGGCCAGGGCGCCGCCGAGGCCGCGGCCCTCACCCGCGAGGGCGCCCACGTCATCGCGACGGACGTGACCGAGGGACCCGGCATCCGCCCGCTCGACGTCACCAACGAGACGCAATGGGCCCAACTAGCCTCCGATCTACGGGAGTCGTACGGCCCCATCCACGGCCTGGTCAACAACGCGGGCATCACCTGGCGCGCCCGCCTCGACGAGGTGCGCGCCGAGGACTTCGCCCGCGTGCACGCCGTGAACGTCACCGGACCGCTCCTCGGCATCCAGCACCTCACCCCGCTGATGCCCGCCGGCGCCTCGATCGTCAACGTCGGCTCGTCCGCCGCGCTCACCGCCCACTACCCGGTCGCGTACACGTCCAGCAAGTGGGCGCTGCGCGGCCTGTCGAAGACGGCGGCACTCGAACTCGGCCCGCGCGGCATCCGCGTCAACACGATCCATCCGGGCTTCATCGAGACGGAGATGACGGCGTCGGCCGCCCCCGCCTTCCGCGAGGCCAACCTGCGCGAGACCCCGCTGGGCCGCACCGGCACGGTCGACGAGATCACCCCGCTCGTCACGTTCCTGCTGTCGGACGAGTCGTCGTTCATCACCGGCGCCGAGATCCCGGTCGACGGTGGATACACGGCCCACGGCGCCGCCAAGTCGATCTCCGACGCTCTGCGCCCGGGGACCCCGGCCGCTCACACCGCCGCACCGGCGCGGCTGTCGGAGGCCTCGGACAGCCCCTGA
- a CDS encoding fumarylacetoacetate hydrolase family protein gives MRFATYSTYEHEHEHGHPTRVAVVTEDDTLYPVPGVTSLTDLIHSSDGLPGLLDAGTAALAGPPGPQVSQVRLLPPLQPSSVRDFVAFEEHVEGVRKAVDGVAGVPEQWYAAPTFYFTNPYAVYGPGEDIPMPPGSTVLDYELEVAAVIGREGRDLTPEEAREHIIGYTVFNDWSARDLQSAEMKVGLGPCKGKDTATTLGPYLVTADELEPYRDADGLLRLALTAEVNGETIGKDLLSNMSWTFEEMVAYASRGTVVRPGDILGSGTCGNGGCLAELWGRRGEQTPPPLKPGDTVTLTVEAVGTLSNTVVEGATPLPLPAGRRRTRERP, from the coding sequence ATGCGATTCGCCACCTACTCCACGTATGAGCACGAACACGAACACGGACACCCCACCCGCGTCGCCGTCGTCACGGAGGACGACACCCTGTACCCGGTGCCCGGTGTCACCTCCCTCACCGACCTGATCCACTCCTCGGACGGCCTGCCGGGCCTCCTCGACGCCGGTACCGCCGCGCTTGCCGGACCGCCCGGCCCGCAGGTCTCCCAAGTGCGGCTGCTTCCGCCCCTCCAGCCTTCCTCCGTACGGGACTTCGTGGCCTTCGAGGAACATGTGGAGGGTGTGCGCAAGGCCGTGGACGGTGTCGCGGGCGTACCCGAGCAGTGGTACGCGGCGCCGACCTTCTACTTCACCAACCCGTACGCCGTCTACGGCCCCGGCGAGGACATCCCGATGCCGCCCGGCTCGACCGTCCTCGACTACGAACTCGAGGTCGCCGCCGTCATCGGCCGCGAGGGCCGCGACCTCACTCCCGAAGAGGCCCGCGAGCACATCATCGGCTACACGGTCTTCAACGACTGGTCGGCCCGCGACCTCCAGTCCGCCGAGATGAAGGTCGGCCTCGGCCCCTGCAAGGGCAAGGACACCGCGACCACGCTCGGCCCGTACCTGGTCACCGCCGACGAACTGGAGCCGTACCGCGACGCGGACGGTCTGCTGCGCCTGGCGCTGACGGCCGAGGTCAACGGCGAGACGATCGGCAAGGACCTGCTCTCCAACATGAGTTGGACCTTCGAGGAGATGGTCGCCTACGCCTCGCGCGGCACCGTCGTCCGCCCCGGTGACATTCTCGGCTCCGGCACCTGCGGCAACGGTGGCTGCCTCGCCGAACTGTGGGGCAGGCGCGGCGAACAGACTCCGCCGCCGCTGAAGCCCGGAGACACCGTCACCCTCACGGTCGAGGCCGTCGGCACCCTCTCCAACACCGTCGTCGAGGGCGCGACCCCGCTGCCGCTCCCGGCCGGCCGCCGCCGCACGCGGGAGCGTCCGTGA
- a CDS encoding VOC family protein codes for MSNRLLTHLRHVDLAVPDYDKQLDFYSGVWGLTKVAEDSGISFLAAEGSPEQYVVRLREADEKRLDLVSYGAASPADVDTLAEQLLAGDVQLISQPGKVDTPGGGYGFRFFDVDGRTIEVSADVEVRQHRKIEEKEAIPVKLSHVVLNSPDLNKTREWYERHLGFALSDTLSSPHMGEVMHFMRISNQHHSMAIAQGPHTALHHVSFEMRGLDEYMRGSGRVMRAGFKKIWGPGRHMAGDNTFTYFLDPHGNTVEYTTELEELDEDTWHPHVYDFSKPEVTDQWGTANAMNELVAKESFNDPDRGVFIAPPV; via the coding sequence ATGAGCAACCGTCTGCTCACCCACCTGCGGCACGTCGACCTCGCCGTGCCGGACTACGACAAGCAGCTCGACTTCTACTCCGGCGTCTGGGGCCTGACCAAGGTCGCCGAGGACTCCGGCATCTCCTTCCTGGCCGCCGAGGGCTCCCCCGAGCAGTACGTGGTGCGCCTGCGCGAGGCTGACGAGAAGCGCCTGGACCTCGTCTCCTACGGGGCGGCCAGCCCGGCGGACGTGGACACGCTCGCCGAGCAACTCCTTGCCGGTGACGTGCAGTTGATCTCGCAGCCGGGCAAGGTCGACACCCCCGGTGGCGGCTACGGCTTCCGCTTCTTCGACGTCGACGGGCGCACCATCGAGGTCTCCGCCGACGTCGAGGTCCGGCAGCACCGCAAGATCGAGGAGAAGGAGGCCATCCCGGTCAAGCTCTCCCACGTCGTCCTCAACTCCCCGGATCTGAACAAGACCCGGGAGTGGTACGAGCGCCACCTCGGCTTCGCGCTCTCCGACACCCTGTCCTCGCCGCACATGGGCGAGGTCATGCACTTCATGCGGATCTCCAACCAGCACCACTCGATGGCGATCGCGCAGGGCCCGCACACCGCGCTGCACCACGTCTCCTTCGAGATGCGCGGCCTGGACGAGTACATGCGCGGTTCCGGCCGGGTGATGCGTGCCGGGTTCAAGAAGATCTGGGGCCCCGGTCGGCACATGGCGGGCGACAACACCTTCACGTACTTCCTCGACCCGCACGGCAACACCGTCGAATACACGACGGAGTTGGAGGAGCTCGACGAGGACACCTGGCACCCGCACGTCTACGACTTCTCGAAGCCCGAGGTCACCGACCAGTGGGGAACGGCGAACGCGATGAACGAGCTCGTCGCCAAGGAGTCGTTCAACGACCCCGACCGCGGCGTGTTCATCGCCCCGCCGGTCTGA
- a CDS encoding amidohydrolase family protein translates to MTTPTIDVHAHVLLPEIEALVDGLPGHADAKALDARRNGPDALKVSGRMIGERFARLTDVSARLAAMDAQGVDVQLVSPSPSHYHYWADEAAAEKVYRLANEATAAHCSAAPDRLRGLGLVPLQHPEQAVRALDHALEQGLLGVEISSHAPGRELSDPAYEPLWARAEETGALVFLHPFGCTLDERLDQWYLSNSVGQPTENAVALSHLIFSGVLDRHPGLRIIAAHGGGYLPTHIGRADHAWRARADAHACAQEPSTYLRRLYFDSLVHDPYVLRELVRVAGADRVLLGSDFPFDMGSEDPVGALRAADLADADFHAVRGGTATALLRLRKD, encoded by the coding sequence GTGACCACGCCCACTATTGACGTGCACGCCCACGTCCTGCTGCCCGAGATCGAGGCATTGGTCGACGGCCTGCCGGGCCACGCCGATGCGAAGGCCCTGGACGCCCGGCGCAACGGCCCCGACGCGCTCAAGGTCAGCGGCCGGATGATCGGCGAGCGGTTCGCCCGGCTCACCGATGTGTCCGCCCGGCTGGCCGCGATGGACGCGCAGGGCGTGGACGTCCAACTGGTCAGCCCGTCCCCGTCCCACTATCACTACTGGGCCGACGAGGCGGCCGCGGAGAAGGTGTACCGGCTCGCCAACGAGGCGACGGCCGCGCACTGTTCGGCCGCACCGGACCGACTGCGGGGCCTCGGCCTCGTACCGCTCCAGCATCCCGAACAGGCGGTGCGCGCGCTCGACCACGCCCTCGAACAGGGTCTGCTCGGCGTCGAGATCTCCAGCCACGCGCCGGGCCGCGAGCTGTCCGACCCGGCGTACGAACCGCTGTGGGCACGGGCCGAGGAGACGGGCGCGCTGGTCTTTCTGCACCCCTTCGGCTGCACGCTCGACGAGCGCCTCGACCAGTGGTACCTGTCCAACTCCGTTGGCCAGCCCACCGAGAACGCCGTCGCGCTCTCGCACCTGATCTTCTCCGGAGTCCTCGACCGCCATCCCGGCCTGCGGATCATCGCGGCGCACGGCGGCGGCTATCTGCCCACCCACATCGGCCGCGCCGACCACGCGTGGCGGGCGCGCGCCGACGCCCACGCGTGCGCGCAGGAACCGAGCACGTATCTGCGCCGCCTGTACTTCGACTCGCTCGTCCACGACCCGTACGTGCTGCGGGAGTTGGTGCGGGTCGCGGGCGCGGACCGCGTGCTGCTCGGCTCCGACTTCCCCTTCGACATGGGCAGCGAGGACCCCGTCGGCGCACTGCGCGCGGCGGATCTCGCCGACGCCGACTTTCACGCCGTACGCGGCGGCACCGCGACCGCCCTCCTCCGCCTCCGGAAGGACTGA
- a CDS encoding FAD-dependent oxidoreductase yields MSSTPSSPRSVLVVGGGAAGNAATILLRRAGIAVDLIEAKDDWNATAGSGITLQGNALRVLRELGVWEQVERSGYGFDAVGITAPDGTVLHVSEDLRTGGDELPATVGMQRPQLQRILIDAVRASGATVRLGVRAESLDQDDTGVSVRFSDGTDGRYDLVIAADGLGSATRAAIGITDRPEPTGMAIWRVATPRPSGLTRTDLAYGGPAYIAGYCPTSESTIYAYVVEANRDRATIPTDSYADEMRSLAKHYGGHWPEITAHITDPAQVNYTWFDRMLVEGSWHRGRVVLVGDAAHCCPPTLAQGAALSMEDTWVLTQMLSAVDTWDDALFQTYYERRIARVRPIVEASVQIGQWQLDGVRDADVPGLMGRTMTMLRELP; encoded by the coding sequence ATGAGCAGTACCCCCAGCAGCCCCCGCTCGGTCCTCGTCGTCGGCGGCGGCGCGGCCGGCAACGCCGCGACGATCCTGCTGCGCCGCGCCGGGATCGCGGTCGACCTGATCGAGGCCAAGGACGACTGGAACGCCACCGCAGGATCCGGCATCACCCTCCAGGGCAACGCGCTGCGCGTGCTGCGCGAACTCGGTGTGTGGGAGCAGGTGGAGCGGTCCGGCTACGGCTTCGACGCGGTCGGCATCACCGCCCCCGACGGCACCGTTCTGCACGTCAGCGAGGACCTGCGCACCGGCGGTGACGAACTGCCCGCCACCGTCGGCATGCAGCGCCCGCAGCTCCAGCGGATCCTGATCGACGCGGTCCGCGCCAGCGGCGCCACCGTCCGGCTCGGCGTCCGGGCCGAGTCCCTCGACCAGGACGACACCGGTGTCTCCGTACGCTTCAGCGACGGCACCGACGGCCGCTACGACCTGGTGATCGCCGCCGACGGCCTGGGCTCCGCCACCCGTGCCGCGATCGGCATCACCGACCGGCCCGAGCCCACCGGCATGGCCATCTGGCGCGTCGCCACCCCGCGCCCGTCCGGCCTGACCCGCACCGACCTCGCGTACGGCGGCCCCGCCTACATCGCCGGATACTGCCCGACCAGCGAGTCCACGATCTACGCGTACGTCGTCGAGGCCAACCGCGACCGGGCCACCATCCCGACGGACTCCTACGCCGACGAGATGCGCTCGCTCGCGAAGCACTACGGCGGCCACTGGCCGGAGATCACCGCGCACATCACCGACCCGGCGCAGGTCAACTACACCTGGTTCGACCGGATGCTGGTCGAGGGGTCCTGGCACCGCGGCCGGGTCGTCCTGGTCGGCGACGCCGCGCACTGCTGCCCGCCCACCCTCGCCCAGGGTGCCGCCCTGTCGATGGAGGACACCTGGGTGCTCACGCAGATGCTGAGCGCCGTCGACACCTGGGACGACGCGCTGTTCCAGACGTACTACGAGCGGCGTATCGCACGTGTGCGCCCGATCGTGGAGGCGTCCGTGCAGATCGGCCAGTGGCAGCTCGACGGGGTCCGCGACGCAGATGTGCCCGGCCTGATGGGCCGCACGATGACGATGCTGCGGGAGCTGCCGTGA
- a CDS encoding cyclase family protein: protein MNPEQTPASLDRTDPEGAVARAAKSYSNWGRWGEDDRLGTLNFLDEAKRREGAALVRRGASFSLAQSFDMNGPQKGWRRRTNPVHTMLDTGTDAALANQGFPHGMGGADDVIAMPLQCSTQWDGLGHIFDHGKAWNGRAAEKVVTSDGDLVTGIEHMAPYVAGRGVLLDVGRVIGTDGELPDAFAITEEHLIATAEAHGVSVGRGDIVVVRTGQLARARREGWNEYAGGPAPGLSFTAAGWLHRTEIAAIATDTWGFEVRPNEFEHAFQPLHQVAIPNMGLLIGEMWDPDALAADCAADGTYEFWLTAAPLPITGAVGSPVNPVAVK from the coding sequence GTGAATCCCGAGCAGACGCCGGCGTCCTTGGACCGCACCGACCCGGAGGGTGCGGTGGCCCGCGCCGCCAAGTCGTACTCGAACTGGGGCCGTTGGGGCGAGGACGACCGGCTCGGCACGCTGAACTTCCTGGACGAGGCCAAGCGCCGCGAGGGTGCCGCACTCGTACGACGGGGCGCCAGCTTCTCGCTCGCCCAGAGCTTCGACATGAACGGCCCGCAGAAGGGCTGGCGGCGCCGCACCAACCCGGTGCACACCATGCTCGACACCGGCACCGACGCGGCCCTCGCCAACCAGGGCTTCCCGCACGGCATGGGCGGCGCCGACGACGTGATCGCCATGCCGCTGCAGTGCTCCACACAGTGGGACGGCCTGGGCCACATCTTCGACCACGGCAAGGCGTGGAACGGCCGCGCCGCCGAGAAGGTCGTCACCTCCGACGGCGACCTGGTCACCGGCATCGAGCACATGGCTCCGTACGTGGCCGGGCGCGGCGTCCTGCTCGACGTCGGCCGGGTCATCGGCACCGACGGCGAGCTGCCCGACGCCTTCGCCATCACCGAGGAACACCTCATCGCCACGGCCGAGGCCCACGGGGTGAGCGTCGGACGCGGCGACATCGTCGTCGTGCGCACCGGGCAGCTCGCCCGCGCCCGCCGCGAGGGCTGGAACGAGTACGCGGGCGGCCCGGCCCCCGGCCTGTCCTTCACCGCGGCCGGCTGGCTGCACCGCACCGAGATCGCCGCGATCGCCACCGACACCTGGGGCTTCGAGGTGCGGCCCAACGAGTTCGAGCACGCCTTCCAGCCGCTGCACCAGGTCGCCATCCCCAACATGGGCCTGCTGATCGGCGAGATGTGGGACCCGGACGCGCTCGCCGCGGACTGCGCGGCGGACGGCACCTACGAGTTCTGGCTCACCGCCGCTCCCCTGCCCATCACCGGCGCCGTCGGCTCCCCGGTCAACCCCGTAGCCGTCAAGTAG
- a CDS encoding fumarylacetoacetate hydrolase family protein — protein MFVKPAPASAPFAGPFALATLSTPGGPEFPALVTPDERVVDLRIALDDDRLTTRRLLEDWAAVLPRLRSLADDGAVARTPLADFSVHAPVEPRQVFQSGANYRQHVIDLHVAHKAPGDDRPEDVRRAEAAEIMDRRATEDLPYVFIGLPSAITGPYDDVVLPSWAGKPDWELELAAVIGRPAHGVSVEEALEYVAGYTIANDLTDRATVFRRDMPQIGTDWLRSKNAPGFTPLGPWIVPTESVTDPDDLQLTLKLNGETMQDESTKDMIFNVARMVAYASQSAQLLPGDLVLTGSPAGNGMHWGRLLRDGDVMDGSVTGLGAQRTRCVAEVTT, from the coding sequence ATGTTCGTGAAACCCGCTCCCGCATCCGCGCCGTTCGCCGGCCCCTTCGCGCTCGCCACGCTCTCGACTCCGGGCGGGCCGGAGTTCCCCGCCCTGGTCACCCCCGACGAGCGGGTCGTGGACCTGCGTATCGCCCTGGACGACGACCGGTTGACGACCCGTCGGCTGCTGGAGGACTGGGCCGCGGTGCTGCCGCGGCTGCGCTCCCTGGCCGACGACGGCGCCGTCGCGCGCACGCCGCTCGCGGACTTCTCGGTGCACGCGCCGGTCGAGCCGCGCCAGGTGTTCCAGTCCGGCGCCAACTACCGCCAGCACGTGATCGATCTGCACGTCGCGCACAAGGCGCCGGGCGACGACCGTCCGGAGGACGTGCGGCGCGCCGAGGCGGCGGAGATCATGGACCGGCGGGCCACGGAGGACCTGCCGTACGTCTTCATCGGGCTGCCGAGCGCGATCACCGGTCCTTACGACGACGTGGTGCTGCCCTCCTGGGCCGGGAAGCCGGACTGGGAGCTGGAGTTGGCGGCCGTGATCGGCAGGCCCGCCCACGGCGTCTCCGTCGAGGAGGCCCTGGAGTACGTCGCCGGATACACCATCGCCAACGACCTCACCGACCGCGCCACCGTCTTCCGCCGGGACATGCCTCAGATCGGCACCGACTGGCTGCGCAGCAAGAACGCACCCGGATTCACCCCGCTCGGCCCGTGGATCGTGCCCACCGAATCGGTCACGGACCCGGACGATCTGCAGCTCACCCTGAAGCTCAACGGCGAGACCATGCAGGACGAGTCCACCAAGGACATGATCTTCAACGTGGCACGCATGGTGGCCTACGCCTCACAGAGCGCCCAACTGCTGCCAGGAGACCTGGTGTTGACCGGCTCACCCGCCGGAAACGGCATGCACTGGGGTCGGCTGCTGCGCGACGGAGACGTCATGGACGGCTCCGTCACCGGGCTCGGCGCGCAGCGCACCCGGTGTGTGGCGGAGGTGACCACGTGA
- a CDS encoding LysR family transcriptional regulator, which produces MNLARLDLNLVVALRALLEERNVTRAGHRVGLSQPAMSAALSRLRRHFDDDLLARVGGHYELTALGQVLLDRTSTAYDVLERLFASQATFDPAQENREFTLVASDYAVSVFGTALARHLHEEAPGIRLRFTQTPTTVVEDTATLLSTVDGLLMPHGVINDFPATDLYDDRWVFLVADDHPDVGDRLTLQDLADLPWVTYQRTYDAPAVRQLGMLGVEPHVEVSVDSFQLLPLLVAGTRRIALVQARLARLLAPIAPVRVMEPPYEAVSLQEALWWHPVHTHDAAHIWLRETAARVGAGLPRSQDGPPLNSTK; this is translated from the coding sequence GTGAATCTGGCCCGTCTGGACCTCAACCTCGTCGTCGCCCTGCGGGCCCTGCTGGAAGAGCGCAACGTCACGCGCGCCGGACACCGCGTCGGGCTGAGCCAGCCCGCGATGAGCGCCGCGCTCTCCCGGCTGCGCCGCCACTTCGACGACGATCTGCTGGCCCGGGTCGGCGGCCACTACGAGCTGACCGCGCTCGGCCAGGTGCTGCTCGACCGTACCTCCACCGCCTACGACGTGCTGGAACGCCTCTTCGCCAGCCAGGCCACCTTCGACCCCGCGCAGGAGAACCGCGAGTTCACGCTCGTCGCCTCCGACTACGCCGTGTCCGTGTTCGGCACCGCCCTCGCCCGCCACCTCCACGAGGAGGCCCCCGGCATCCGGCTGCGCTTCACGCAGACCCCGACCACCGTGGTCGAGGACACGGCGACGCTGCTCAGCACCGTCGACGGACTGCTCATGCCGCACGGTGTCATCAATGACTTCCCCGCCACGGATCTCTACGACGACCGGTGGGTCTTCCTCGTCGCCGACGACCATCCGGATGTCGGGGACCGGCTCACCCTGCAGGACCTCGCGGACCTGCCCTGGGTCACCTATCAGCGCACCTACGACGCCCCGGCCGTGCGCCAGCTCGGCATGCTCGGCGTCGAGCCGCACGTCGAGGTCTCCGTCGACAGCTTCCAACTGCTACCGCTCCTTGTGGCCGGCACCCGGCGCATCGCCCTCGTCCAGGCCCGGCTCGCCCGGCTGCTCGCGCCGATCGCCCCGGTCCGGGTCATGGAACCTCCCTACGAGGCGGTCTCCCTGCAAGAGGCGCTGTGGTGGCATCCCGTGCACACCCACGACGCCGCCCACATCTGGCTGCGGGAGACAGCGGCGCGGGTCGGGGCCGGGCTGCCCCGGTCGCAGGACGGGCCGCCGCTCAACAGCACGAAATGA
- a CDS encoding IclR family transcriptional regulator has product MKPPHRESVLSRAARILGAFSQDEPALTVSEIARRTGLHVATASRLVGELVGHGFLSRDEDRRVRIGVRLWELVVRASPTLSLRDAAMPFMEGVHDVVGHHVQLAVLDSEEVLFLERLSAPRSVINYTRIAGRLPLHASSSGLVLLAHGPAALKDRVLDGELAAYTDATPATPAVLRAVLAEVRRQGYAYCPGYVHEDALGIAAPVRGADGTVAAALSVIVPNDQSAQAVVPVVRTAARGVSRALEAAAAAPVTPDA; this is encoded by the coding sequence ATGAAGCCACCCCACCGCGAGTCCGTCCTCTCCCGTGCCGCACGCATCCTGGGGGCCTTCAGCCAGGACGAACCGGCGCTGACCGTCTCCGAGATCGCCCGCCGCACCGGCCTGCACGTCGCCACCGCCTCCCGCCTCGTGGGCGAGTTGGTCGGGCACGGATTCCTGAGCCGCGACGAGGACCGTCGCGTACGGATCGGCGTCCGGCTGTGGGAACTCGTCGTCCGCGCCTCGCCCACACTGTCCCTGCGCGACGCGGCGATGCCGTTCATGGAGGGCGTGCACGACGTGGTGGGCCACCACGTCCAACTCGCCGTCCTGGACAGCGAAGAGGTGCTGTTCCTCGAACGCCTCTCGGCCCCGCGCTCGGTCATCAACTACACCCGCATCGCCGGACGACTCCCCCTGCACGCCTCCTCCAGCGGCCTGGTGCTGCTCGCCCACGGGCCGGCCGCCCTCAAGGACCGCGTGCTCGACGGCGAACTCGCCGCCTACACCGACGCCACCCCGGCCACCCCCGCCGTGCTGCGGGCCGTGCTGGCGGAGGTGCGCCGGCAGGGCTACGCCTACTGTCCCGGCTACGTCCACGAAGACGCCCTCGGCATTGCCGCCCCGGTGCGCGGCGCCGACGGCACGGTGGCGGCGGCGCTGTCGGTCATCGTCCCCAACGACCAGAGCGCACAGGCGGTCGTGCCCGTCGTCCGTACGGCCGCCCGTGGTGTGTCGCGCGCGCTCGAAGCGGCCGCCGCCGCACCCGTTACACCTGATGCGTGA